The Aythya fuligula isolate bAytFul2 chromosome 7, bAytFul2.pri, whole genome shotgun sequence genome has a window encoding:
- the SAMD8 gene encoding sphingomyelin synthase-related protein 1, with translation MAGNNQLCIRRWTTKNVAKWLKEEGFCEYVDILCNRHRLDGITLLTLTEYDLRSPPLEIKVLGDIKRLMLSIRKLQKQHIDVLEELGYSSDSHIGTVCATVGSLQGTDWFCNGEVPRDYDGPITDLNGDQYQYANGKNKHSTRRLDPEYWKTILSCVYVFIVFGFTSFVMVIVHERVPDMQTYPPLPDIFLDSVPRIPWAFAMTEVCGVILCYIWLLVLLLHKHRSILLRRLCSLMGTVFLLRCVTMFVTSLSVPGQHLQCTGKLYGNVWAKLQRAFAIWSGFGMTLTGVHTCGDYMFSGHTVVLTMLNFFVTEYTPRSWNFLHTLSWVLNLFGIFFILAAHEHYSIDVFIAFYITTRLFLYYHTLANTRAYQQSRRARIWFPMFSFFECNVNGTVPNEYCWPFSKPTIMKD, from the exons ATGGCAGGCAATAACCAGCTTTGCATTCGACGTTGGACAACCAAGAACGTGGCCAAGTGGCTGAAGGAAGAAGGCTTCTGTGAATATGTGGATATTTTGTGCAATAGACACAGGCTAGATGGAATTACATTGCTGACACTTACAGAATACGATTTACGATCCCCTCCACTGGAAATCAAAGTCCTGGGGGATATCAAAAGGCTAATGTTGTCCATTCGCAAGCTACAGAAGCAACATATCGATGTCCTAGAAGAGCTGGGTTACAGCAGCGATAGTCACATTGGCACAGTGTGCGCTACTGTTGGTTCGCTGCAGGGTACAGATTGGTTTTGTAATGGTGAAGTACCTCGGGACTATGATGGACCAATTACTGACTTGAATGGTGATCAATATCAGTATGCaaatggcaaaaacaaacactccACGAGGAGACTGGACCCAGAGTACTGGAAAACAATTTTGAGTTGTGTGTATGTCTTCATAGTGTTCGGCTTTACATCGTTTGTTATGGTTATAGTACATGAACGAGTACCTGACATGCAAACGTATCCACCTCTACCAGACATATTTCTAGAtag tgTCCCAAGGATACCATGGGCTTTTGCTATGACTGAAGTATGTGGTGTAATTCTTTGCTACATTTGGCTATTGGTTCTTCTGCTTCACAAACACAG gTCTATACTTCTGCGAAGGCTGTGCAGCCTCATGGGGACGGTATTCTTACTACGTTGCGTTACAATGTTTGTTACCTCGCTCTCCGTGCCAGGCCAGCACTTACAGTGTACTGGAAAG TTGTACGGCAATGTTTGGGCAAAACTCCAGCGGGCATTTGCAATATGGAGTGGCTTTGGAATGACTCTGACTGGAGTACATACGTGTGGCGATTACATGTTCAGTGGCCACACTGTTGTCCTGACCATGCTTAACTTCTTTGTCACAGAAT ATACGCCAAGGAGCTGGAACTTCTTGCACACCTTATCCTGGGTCCTGAACCTCTTTggaatcttcttcattttggCTGCACATGAACATTACTCTATTGATGTCTTCATTGCCTTTTACATCACTACAAGACTCTTTTTATATTACCACACGTTGGCTAATACTAGAGCATATCAGCAGAGTAGAAGAGCAAGGATCTGGTTtccaatgttttctttctttgaatgCAATGTTAATGGTACTGTTCCCAATGAGTATTGCTGGCCATTTTCAAAACCTACGATAATGAAAGACTGA